A window from Citrus sinensis cultivar Valencia sweet orange chromosome 3, DVS_A1.0, whole genome shotgun sequence encodes these proteins:
- the LOC127898575 gene encoding putative clathrin assembly protein At1g33340: MGVDLQGKLRLALGSVKDHATIGKAMIYNYDGKGFSDIEIAVVRATGHDAGPIDDKYMHEILFLVSNSPGSISFLAERISRRLGKTRNRLVSLKTLLLIHRLLRGGNRDFERQLRNSYVSGYLQLTTCWFLRNSDPSVSFLHKYAAYLEERMGWVINQAGKLEPVMSPDVEFQCHGEKSVNMVFRKLLKCQVFIDKVLQTSPFDSLPCDNLVQAAMINILKESFQVYMTFCEGLAALVDLFFESARRARALACDILKRASQQTQELHDLYENCKRRIDNKNLEYPSVQIITMEHVLALEQCLGCTPVRSMGCPLLSKTTGSIPPILSCLTKSAELQVAMTANEGEKDNQKNEVSVSSTLFSCTLETKISKVWVVFEDEDFKKSGSPIAGFFGDTSVHQTPPGIMLNGRQTGHSKTYSCLNPFLT, from the coding sequence ATGGGGGTGGACTTACAAGGAAAGCTTCGGCTAGCTCTTGGCTCTGTTAAGGATCATGCCACTATTGGCAAGGCTATGATTTACAACTATGATGGAAAAGGCTTTTCTGACATTGAAATTGCAGTGGTGCGAGCAACTGGCCATGATGCTGGCCCCATCGATGACAAATACATGCATGAGATCCTCTTCCTGGTTTCAAATTCCCCAGGGtccatttcttttcttgcaGAAAGAATTTCTCGTCGTCTTGGAAAGACACGAAATCGCCTTGTTTCCCTCAAGACTCTTTTGCTAATTCATCGTCTACTACGAGGAGGCAATCGTGACTTTGAGCGACAGTTACGAAATTCATATGTCTCTGGCTATCTTCAATTGACTACTTGCTGGTTCTTGAGGAATTCGGACCCTTCAGTCAGTTTTCTTCACAAGTATGCAGCATATCTAGAAGAAAGAATGGGATGGGTTATCAACCAAGCTGGTAAGCTCGAACCTGTCATGTCCCCAGATGTGGAGTTTCAGTGTCATGGAGAGAAATCAGTCAATATGGTATTTCGTAAACTCCTAAAATGTCAGGTTTTCATAGATAAGGTTTTACAAACTTCACCATTTGATAGTTTGCCTTGTGATAATTTGGTTCAAGCTGCCATGATCAACATCTTGAAAGAAAGCTTCCAGGTCTACATGACATTTTGTGAAGGTCTGGCAGCTCTTGTCGACTTGTTCTTTGAGTCAGCAAGGCGAGCAAGAGCTTTAGCGTGCGACATACTTAAGAGGGCTTCCCAGCAGACTCAAGAACTTCATGATTTATATGAAAACTGTAAGCGAAGGATTGACAACAAGAACTTGGAATACCCGTCAGTGCAAATCATCACTATGGAACATGTTCTGGCATTAGAACAATGCTTAGGTTGTACACCAGTGAGGTCAATGGGATGCCCCCTGTTAAGCAAAACTACTGGCTCAATCCCTCCAATTTTGAGTTGTCTAACAAAATCAGCAGAGTTACAAGTGGCAATGACAGCCAATGAAGGTGAAAAGGATAACCAGAAAAATGAAGTTAGTGTGTCATCAACTCTCTTCTCGTGCACACTGGAGACCAAAATAAGCAAGGTGTGGGTGGTGTTCGAAGATGAAGACTTCAAAAAATCAGGTTCACCCATTGCTGGATTCTTCGGTGACACTTCTGTTCATCAAACACCTCCTGGGATAATGTTGAATGGTAGACAGACCGGACATAGCAAGACTTATAGCTGTTTAAACCCCTTTTTGACTTGA
- the LOC102629676 gene encoding uncharacterized protein LOC102629676 isoform X2, whose protein sequence is MMALAAQFLLRIPQLGRKNINFPSYKHRGNYQPLFLSCNDSTNENCSSSSSSSSKKNYLELTDDELLRECEMDTYKSSGPGGQHRNKRESAVRLKHVPTGVIAQAAEDRSQHKNRASALSRLRTLLALKVRSSVNLDAYSPPPQLLQILPPKSTIRSSEVGPQIGPNNPKFALGMQALLDLIFAVEGSVSEAAKLLGLSTGALSRLILSDDSLRMAVNEFRTSKQVGI, encoded by the exons atgatGGCGTTGGCCGCTCAATTCCTGCTTCGGATTCCCCAACTCGGaaggaaaaatataaactttccGTCGTACAAGCATCGCGGGAATTATCAGCCATTGTTCTTGTCTTGCAATGACAGCACCaatgaaaattgttcttcatcttcttcgtCTTCTTCGAAGAAGAATTACTTAGAATTGACCGACGATGAGCTGCTTCGCGAATGCGAAATGGACACGTACAAATCGTCCGGACCAGGCGGTCAGCACCGCAACAAGCGCGAATCCGCCGTACGTCTCAAGCACGTACCGACCGGCGTCATAGCGCAGGCCGCCGAAGACCGATCGCAGCACAAGAATCGCGCGTCAGCTTTGTCGCGCCTCCGCACTCTTTTGGCCCTCAAAGTGAGGAGCAGTGTGAATCTTGATGCGTATTCGCCGCCGCCGCAGCTTCTTCAAATCCTTCCTCCTAAGTCTACTATTAGAAGTTCAGAAGTTGGTCCACAAATTGGACCTAACAATCCTAAATTTGCTTTG GGAATGCAAGCTCTGCTTGATCTAATTTTCGCAGTCGAGGGATCTGTATCAGAAGCAGCAAAATTATTGGG GTTAAGCACTGGAGCGTTGTCACGGTTGATTCTATCGGATGATTCTCTTCGAATGGCCGTCAATGAGTTCAGGACTTCTAAG CAAGTTGGGATCTGA
- the LOC102629676 gene encoding uncharacterized protein LOC102629676 isoform X1 codes for MMALAAQFLLRIPQLGRKNINFPSYKHRGNYQPLFLSCNDSTNENCSSSSSSSSKKNYLELTDDELLRECEMDTYKSSGPGGQHRNKRESAVRLKHVPTGVIAQAAEDRSQHKNRASALSRLRTLLALKVRSSVNLDAYSPPPQLLQILPPKSTIRSSEVGPQIGPNNPKFALGMQALLDLIFAVEGSVSEAAKLLGLSTGALSRLILSDDSLRMAVNEFRTSKGMKPLK; via the exons atgatGGCGTTGGCCGCTCAATTCCTGCTTCGGATTCCCCAACTCGGaaggaaaaatataaactttccGTCGTACAAGCATCGCGGGAATTATCAGCCATTGTTCTTGTCTTGCAATGACAGCACCaatgaaaattgttcttcatcttcttcgtCTTCTTCGAAGAAGAATTACTTAGAATTGACCGACGATGAGCTGCTTCGCGAATGCGAAATGGACACGTACAAATCGTCCGGACCAGGCGGTCAGCACCGCAACAAGCGCGAATCCGCCGTACGTCTCAAGCACGTACCGACCGGCGTCATAGCGCAGGCCGCCGAAGACCGATCGCAGCACAAGAATCGCGCGTCAGCTTTGTCGCGCCTCCGCACTCTTTTGGCCCTCAAAGTGAGGAGCAGTGTGAATCTTGATGCGTATTCGCCGCCGCCGCAGCTTCTTCAAATCCTTCCTCCTAAGTCTACTATTAGAAGTTCAGAAGTTGGTCCACAAATTGGACCTAACAATCCTAAATTTGCTTTG GGAATGCAAGCTCTGCTTGATCTAATTTTCGCAGTCGAGGGATCTGTATCAGAAGCAGCAAAATTATTGGG GTTAAGCACTGGAGCGTTGTCACGGTTGATTCTATCGGATGATTCTCTTCGAATGGCCGTCAATGAGTTCAGGACTTCTAAG GGTATGAAGCCTCTTAAGTAG
- the LOC127900739 gene encoding disease resistance protein RPV1-like, with amino-acid sequence MSMKAQKPCVEKSGVHTFIDDQLNRGDEISESLVNAIEASDISVIVFSESYASSRWCLDELVKILDCKKEYAQIVIPVFYRVDPSDVRNRTGSFGDSFSKLAERLKVNTEELRSWRNALKEAATLSGFHSLNMR; translated from the exons ATGAGTATGAAAGCACAGAAGCCGTGTGTTGAAAAGTCTGGTGTTCAT actttcattgatgaccaACTTAACAGAGGAGATGAAATTTCGGAGTCACTTGTGAATGCAATTGAAGCATCAGACATTTCAGTTATCGTCTTCTCTGAATCATACGCTTCTTCTAGATGGTGTCTCGATGAACTTGTAAAGATCCTCGACTGCAAGAAGGAGTATGCACAGATTGTGATTCCGGTTTTCTATCGGGTTGATCCATCAGACGTGAGAAACCGAACTGGGAGTTTTGGAGATTCATTTTCGAAGCTTGCAGAAAGATTAAAGGTGAATACTGAGGAGCTGCGGAGTTGGAGGAATGCTTTGAAGGAAGCAGCCACTTTGTCTGGCTTTCATTCTCTTAACATGAGGTGA
- the LOC107174390 gene encoding disease resistance protein RPV1-like, whose protein sequence is MKVLIVFDDVTCFSQLESLIGSLDGLTPVCRIIITTRNKQVLRNWGVRKIYEMGPLEYHHALELFSRHAFKRNHPDVGYEKLSSKVMKYAQGVPLAIKVLGCFLYKREKEVWESAINKLQSILHPSILEVLKISYDGLDDKEKNIFLDVACFFQGEGVNLAMKFFNASGFYPEIGISVLVDKSLIVIDSYSKITMHDLLQKLGREIVRQESINPENRSRLWHHEDTYEVLTHNTGTEKIEGICLDMSNVKDIHLNPNTFTKIRKLRFLKFYSSSFNGENKCKVSYLQDPGFAEVKYFYWHGYPLKSLPSNLNAEKLLFLEVPGSDIEQLCDGVKRHGKLN, encoded by the exons ATGAAGGTTCTGATTGTTTTTGATGATGTGACTTGCTTCAGCCAATTGGAATCTTTAATTGGAAGTCTTGATGGGTTGACGCCTGTGTGTCGAATCATAATAACCACcagaaataaacaagtgctTAGAAATTGGGGGGTGAGGAAAATATATGAGATGGGGCCATTAGAGTATCATCACGCTCTTGAGCTTTTTAGTCGACATGCCTTCAAACGAAACCATCCTGATGTTGGTTACGAGAAACTTTCAAGCAAGGTAATGAAGTATGCTCAAGGTGTTCCTTTAGCTATTAAAGTTTTGGGTTGCTTTCtatataaaagggaaaaagaagtCTGGGAAagtgcaataaataaattgcaaaGTATCCTCCACCCAAGTATCCTAgaggtattaaaaataagttacgATGGTTTGGACGATaaggagaaaaatattttccttgatGTTGCTTGTTTCTTTCAAGGCGAGGGTGTAAATCTGGCAATGAAATTCTTTAATGCAAGCGGTTTCTACCCAGAAATAGGAATAAGTGTTCTCGTCGATAAATCTCTCATTGTTATTGATTCATACAGCAAGATAACAATGCATGATTTACTACAAAAATTGGGTCGGGAAATTGTTCGACAAGAATCAATTAATCCTGAAAACCGCAGTAGGCTGTGGCATCATGAGGACACCTATGAAGTTCTTACACATAATACG ggGACAGAAAAAATTGAGGGCATTTGTTTGGATATGTCAAACGTAAAAGATATCCATCTAAATCCCAATACTTTCACAAAGATACGTaagttgagatttttaaaattctatagCTCATCATTCAATGGAGAGAACAAATGTAAGGTGTCTTATTTGCAAGACCCCGGATTTGCTGAAGTGAAGTATTTTTACTGGCATGGATACCCGTTGAAGTCATTGCCTTCAAACCTTAATGCAGAGAAGCTTTTGTTTCTTGAAGTGCCTGGCAGCGACATTGAACAACTTTGCGATGGTGTGAAG CGTCATGGTAAGTTAAACTAG
- the LOC112496808 gene encoding disease resistance protein RPV1-like: protein MASSSRNNKKYDVFVSFRGEDTRDNFTSHLYSALSRQNIQAFIDDQLNGGDEISESLVNAIEASAISVIVFSESYASSRWCLDELVKILDCKKEYAQIVIPVFYRVDPSDVRNQTGSFGDSFSKLEERLKENTEKLQSWRNALEEAASLCGFHSPNIRCESELTNEVVNHILKRLDEVFHPRDNKNQLVGVESTVEEIESLLAVESKDVYALGIWGIGGIGKTAIARAIFDKISGDFEGSCFLENVREESQRPGGLACLRQKLLSNLLKDKNVMPYIDLNFRRLSRMKVLIVFDDVTCFSQLESLIGSLDWFTPVSRIIITTRNKQVLRNWGVRKIYEMKALEYHHAIELFSRHAFKQNHPDVGYEELSSKVMKYAQGVPLALKVLGCFLYKREKEVWESATDKLQRILHPSILCWENMLFKSICVYLIVINYFSD, encoded by the exons ATGGCTTCTTCTTCTCGAAACAACAAGAAGTATGATGTTTTTGTTAGTTTCAGAGGAGAGGACACCCGGGACAACTTTACTAGCCATCTCTATTCTGCTCTGAGTCGACAAAATATCCAGGCTTTCATTGATGACCAACTTAACGGAGGAGATGAAATTTCGGAGTCACTTGTGAATGCAATTGAAGCATCAGCCATTTCAGTTATCGTCTTCTCTGAATCATACGCTTCTTCCAGATGGTGTCTCGATGAACTTGTAAAGATCCTCGACTGCAAGAAGGAGTATGCACAGATTGTGATTCCGGTTTTCTATCGGGTTGATCCATCAGACGTGAGAAACCAAACTGGGAGTTTTGGAGATTCATTTTCGAAGCTGGAAGAAAGATTAAAGGAGAATACTGAGAAGCTGCAGAGTTGGAGGAATGCTTTGGAGGAAGCAGCAAGTTTGTGTGGATTTCATTCTCCTAACATCAG GTGTGAGTCGGAACTTACAAATGAAGTTGTTAATCACATTTTGAAGAGATTGGATGAAGTGTTTCATCCCCGTGATAACAAAAATCAGCTGGTTGGAGTGGAATCAACAGTTGAGGAAATTGAATCCTTATTAGCTGTTGAGTCGAAAGATGTTTACGCTTTAGGGATTTGGGGCATTGGTGGTATAGGCAAAACAGCAATTGCTAGAGCTATTTTCGACAAAATCTCGGGTGATTTTGAAGGTTCTTGCTTCCTCGAAAATGTTAGAGAAGAGTCACAAAGACCAGGAGGATTAGCTTGCTTACGacaaaaacttctttcaaatttattgaagGATAAAAATGTGATGCCTTATATTGACCTCAATTTTAGAAGGCTAAGCCGCATGAAGGTTCTGATTGTTTTTGATGATGTGACTTGCTTCAGCCAATTAGAATCTTTAATTGGAAGTCTTGATTGGTTTACGCCTGTGAGTCGAATCATAATAACCACcagaaataaacaagtgctTAGAAATTGGGGGGTGAGGAAAATCTATGAGATGAAGGCATTAGAATATCATCACGCTATTGAGCTTTTTAGTCGACATGCCTTCAAACAAAACCATCCTGATGTTGGTTATGAGGAACTTTCAAGCAAAGTAATGAAATATGCTCAAGGTGTTCCTTTAGCTCTTAAAGTTTTGGGTTGCTTTCtatataaaagggaaaaagaagtCTGGGAAAGCGCAACAGATAAATTGCAAAGAATCCTCCATCCAAGTATTCtatgttgggaaaatatgctctttaaaagcatatgtgtttatttaattgtaataaactatttttctgattaa